The Prochlorococcus marinus XMU1408 region TACCTTCCATTGGCCCAGATACTAAAGTCCTTCTTACTCAGCCATACTTAACTGATACGGCAAGAGAGCTGAAAAATAAAGGCGCTGAAATCATTGAAGCCCCCTTCCCGTTGGGTGTCACGGGAAGTACATTGTGGATTCAGGCGGCTGCGAATTCATTTGGAATAGAAAAAATTCTAGTTGATTCAATATTAAATCCCTTGATATCAAGGGCTAAGCAAGCTTTGCTTCCTCATGTAGAGAAACTTTCTGGCAAGAAATTGTTTCTTTTGCCCGAATCGCAATTAGAAATACCTCTGGCAAGATTTCTTAGTAATGAGTGTGGAATGAAGATTGTTGAGATAGGAACGCCTTACTTAAATAGAGATTTAATGAAAGCAGAGATAGACCTACTACCTCCCGATTGTCGTATCGTTGAGGGACAGCATGTAGAGAAGCAATTAGACCGAGTAAGAGATAGTTCTCCAGATCTAGTCGTTTGTGGAATGGGGCTTGCTAATCCACTTGAAGCAGAGGGGATATCAACCAAATGGTCAATTGAAATGGTTTTCAGCCCAATTCACGGGATTGACCAAGCTTCAGATTTGGCAGAATTGTTCTCAAGGCCACTTCGCAGGCATGACATTTTAAATCCTAAAACA contains the following coding sequences:
- a CDS encoding ferredoxin:protochlorophyllide reductase (ATP-dependent) subunit N gives rise to the protein MSGATLLKESGPREVFCGLTSIVWLHRRMPDAFFLVVGSRTCAHLIQSAAGVMIFAEPRFGTAILEERDLAGLADAHDELNRVVKNLLARRPEIKTLFLVGSCPSEVIKIDLSRVAENLNIELKGQVTVLNYSGSGIETTFTQGEDGALKALIPLMPKSNQKKLLLVGTLANAVEDRLISIFNRLGIDNVESFPPRQSTELPSIGPDTKVLLTQPYLTDTARELKNKGAEIIEAPFPLGVTGSTLWIQAAANSFGIEKILVDSILNPLISRAKQALLPHVEKLSGKKLFLLPESQLEIPLARFLSNECGMKIVEIGTPYLNRDLMKAEIDLLPPDCRIVEGQHVEKQLDRVRDSSPDLVVCGMGLANPLEAEGISTKWSIEMVFSPIHGIDQASDLAELFSRPLRRHDILNPKTLTSN